The proteins below are encoded in one region of Roseofilum capinflatum BLCC-M114:
- the nadA gene encoding quinolinate synthase NadA, with protein MFTAVPSPNRFSEVPDDLFEAIATLKRELNAIVLAHYYQDPDIQDIADYIGDSLGLSRKAAHTDAEVIVFAGVHFMAETAKILNPDKLVLLPDLDAGCSLAESCPPDAFAAFKAQHPDHLVISYINCTAEIKAMSDIICTSSNAVQIVQQIPANQPIIFAPDRNLGRYVMEQTGRDLLLWDGSCIVHETFSEKKLVQLKVQHPEAEIIAHPECEPPVLRHADHIGSTTALLNYAQTSHSPAFIVATEPGIIHQMQKEAPHKQFIPAPPMNNCACNECPHMRLNTLEKLYLAMKNRTPEITLPQEIQVAALRPIQRMLEMT; from the coding sequence TTGTTTACTGCCGTCCCGTCCCCCAATCGCTTCTCGGAAGTGCCTGACGATCTCTTTGAGGCGATCGCCACTCTCAAACGAGAACTGAACGCCATAGTCCTCGCTCACTACTACCAAGACCCCGATATCCAGGACATTGCCGACTATATCGGCGACTCCCTCGGTTTATCCCGCAAAGCCGCCCATACCGATGCGGAAGTCATTGTCTTTGCTGGCGTTCACTTTATGGCCGAAACTGCCAAAATTCTTAATCCTGATAAATTGGTACTTTTACCAGATCTCGATGCCGGTTGCTCCCTCGCTGAGAGTTGTCCACCAGATGCTTTCGCTGCGTTTAAGGCTCAACATCCCGATCACTTGGTCATTTCCTACATTAACTGCACGGCCGAAATTAAGGCCATGAGCGACATTATCTGCACCAGCTCCAACGCTGTTCAAATTGTCCAGCAAATTCCCGCTAACCAACCCATTATTTTTGCTCCAGATCGCAACTTGGGACGCTATGTCATGGAACAAACGGGGCGGGATCTGCTCCTCTGGGATGGCAGTTGCATCGTTCATGAAACCTTTTCGGAAAAGAAACTGGTGCAATTGAAAGTCCAGCATCCCGAAGCCGAAATCATTGCCCATCCCGAATGCGAACCCCCCGTACTGCGCCATGCCGATCATATCGGTTCCACCACTGCTCTACTCAACTATGCCCAAACCAGTCACAGTCCCGCCTTCATTGTCGCCACTGAACCGGGAATCATCCATCAAATGCAGAAGGAAGCGCCCCACAAACAATTTATTCCTGCTCCCCCGATGAATAACTGCGCTTGTAATGAATGTCCCCATATGCGGCTCAATACCTTAGAAAAACTCTACTTAGCCATGAAAAACAGGACTCCAGAAATTACTCTACCCCAAGAGATTCAGGTCGCCGCTTTACGTCCCATTCAACGGATGCTGGAGATGACTTAA
- the psaA gene encoding photosystem I core protein PsaA yields the protein MTTTPKEQKAKARVVVDKDPVPTSFEKWGKPGHFDRTLARGPKTTTWIWNLHADAHDFDSHTSDLEDVSRKIFSAHFGHLAVVFVWLSGAYFHGAKFSNYEAWLSDPLGIKPSAQVVWPIVGQDILNGDVGGGFHGIQITSGLFQLWRASGFTNSYQLYCTAIGGLVMAGLMLFAGWFHYHKAAPKLEWFQNVESMMNHHLAVLFGCGSLGWAGHQIHVSLPINKLLDSGVAVKDIPLPHEFILNPSLMTELYPGVEWGGLSGIQPFFTLNWGAYTDFLTFKGGLNPVTGGLWLSDTAHHHLAIAVLFIIAGHFYRTNWGIGHSFKEVLEAHKGPFTGEGHKGMYEVFTTSWHAQLSWNLVWVGSLSILVAHHMYAMPPYPYIATDYPTQLSLFTHHMWIGGFLIVGAGAHAAIFMVRDYDPAVHVDNLLDRVIRHRDAIISHLNWVCIWLGFHSFGLYVHNDTMRALGRTQDMFSDTAIQLQPIFAQWVQNLHNLAPGNTAPNALASVSPAFGGDVVAVGGKVAMMPIALGTADFMVHHIHAFTIHVTVLILLKGVLYARSSRLIPDKGNLGFRFPCDGPGRGGTCQVSGWDHVFLGLFWMYNSLSIVIFHFSWKMQSDVWGTVSSDGTVSHITNGNFAQSSITINGWLRDFLWAQASQVITSYGSALSAYGIMFLAGHFIFAFSLMFLFSGRGYWQELIESIVWAHNKLKVAPAIQPRALSIIQGRAVGVAHYLLGGIVTTWAFFLARIIAVG from the coding sequence ATGACAACTACCCCAAAGGAGCAAAAAGCAAAGGCGAGGGTGGTCGTCGATAAAGATCCAGTCCCCACTTCATTTGAAAAATGGGGCAAGCCGGGTCATTTTGACAGAACCCTAGCTAGAGGACCCAAAACCACAACCTGGATTTGGAATCTTCACGCCGATGCTCACGATTTCGATAGTCATACCAGTGATCTAGAAGACGTATCTAGAAAAATCTTTAGTGCCCATTTCGGTCACCTAGCCGTTGTATTTGTCTGGCTAAGTGGCGCTTACTTCCATGGTGCTAAATTCTCAAACTACGAAGCTTGGTTGAGCGACCCCCTAGGGATTAAACCGAGCGCCCAAGTCGTTTGGCCCATCGTCGGGCAAGATATTCTGAACGGCGATGTTGGTGGCGGATTCCACGGAATCCAAATTACCTCCGGATTATTCCAACTCTGGAGAGCCTCCGGATTTACGAACTCTTACCAACTCTATTGCACCGCAATTGGTGGGTTGGTGATGGCTGGCTTAATGTTATTTGCCGGTTGGTTCCACTATCACAAAGCAGCTCCCAAACTGGAATGGTTCCAGAATGTGGAGTCGATGATGAACCATCATCTCGCCGTGCTTTTTGGTTGTGGTTCCCTCGGTTGGGCTGGTCACCAAATCCACGTTTCCTTACCCATCAATAAGCTTTTGGATTCAGGAGTGGCGGTCAAGGATATTCCTTTGCCCCATGAATTTATTCTCAATCCCAGCTTGATGACGGAATTATATCCTGGTGTAGAGTGGGGAGGTCTTAGTGGAATCCAGCCTTTCTTTACCCTGAATTGGGGGGCTTACACTGACTTCTTAACCTTCAAAGGTGGACTGAATCCGGTAACCGGTGGATTGTGGCTCTCTGATACAGCCCATCACCACCTGGCGATCGCGGTACTGTTCATTATCGCTGGACACTTCTACCGGACAAACTGGGGGATTGGTCATAGCTTTAAGGAAGTCCTAGAAGCTCATAAAGGACCCTTCACTGGTGAAGGTCACAAGGGAATGTATGAAGTATTTACCACTTCATGGCATGCTCAACTTTCATGGAATTTAGTTTGGGTGGGATCTCTGTCGATTTTAGTCGCCCACCATATGTATGCGATGCCACCGTATCCATACATCGCAACAGACTATCCAACTCAGCTATCCTTGTTTACTCACCATATGTGGATTGGAGGCTTCCTAATTGTAGGAGCTGGCGCTCATGCTGCCATCTTTATGGTGCGTGATTACGATCCAGCCGTGCATGTGGATAACCTACTTGACCGGGTGATTAGACATAGAGACGCTATTATTTCCCATCTGAATTGGGTTTGCATATGGCTAGGCTTCCACAGCTTTGGCTTGTATGTTCATAACGACACCATGCGTGCGTTAGGTCGTACCCAAGATATGTTCTCGGATACGGCGATTCAACTCCAACCGATCTTTGCCCAGTGGGTACAGAATCTACATAATCTTGCTCCTGGAAACACAGCTCCCAATGCGTTGGCGAGTGTCAGTCCTGCCTTTGGTGGTGATGTTGTAGCGGTTGGTGGAAAAGTAGCTATGATGCCGATCGCGCTGGGAACAGCCGATTTCATGGTTCACCACATCCATGCCTTTACCATCCACGTTACGGTACTGATCCTGCTCAAAGGTGTTCTCTATGCCCGTAGCTCTCGTCTAATTCCTGACAAGGGCAATCTGGGCTTCCGCTTCCCCTGCGATGGTCCGGGTCGGGGCGGTACTTGTCAAGTCTCAGGATGGGATCATGTCTTCCTGGGTCTATTCTGGATGTACAACTCCTTGTCCATTGTGATTTTCCACTTTAGCTGGAAGATGCAATCGGATGTCTGGGGTACTGTATCCTCTGACGGAACCGTTTCCCATATCACCAATGGTAATTTTGCCCAAAGCTCAATTACTATCAATGGTTGGTTACGTGATTTCTTGTGGGCGCAAGCTTCTCAAGTGATTACGTCCTACGGGTCTGCTTTGTCCGCCTATGGCATTATGTTCCTAGCCGGTCACTTCATCTTTGCTTTTAGTCTCATGTTCCTCTTTAGTGGTCGTGGCTACTGGCAAGAGTTGATTGAATCGATTGTTTGGGCCCATAATAAACTCAAAGTCGCACCCGCGATTCAGCCTCGTGCCTTGAGTATTATTCAAGGTCGCGCTGTAGGGGTAGCCCACTACCTCTTGGGAGGAATTGTCACTACTTGGGCATTCTTCCTGGCTCGAATTATTGCAGTAGGATGA
- the psaB gene encoding photosystem I core protein PsaB — protein MATKFPKFSQDLAQDPTTRRIWYGIATAHDFETHDGMTEENLYQKIFASHFGHLAIIFLWTSGNLFHVAWQGNFEQWIKDPLNVRPIAHAIWDPQFGQAAIDAYTQAGASSPVNIAYSGVYHWWYTIGMRTNGDLYQGAIFLLILASLMLFAGWLHLQPSFRPSLSWFKNAESRMNHHLAGLFGVSSLAWTGHLVHVAIPESRGQHVGWDNFLSTLPHPAGLVPFFTGNWGVYAQNPDTAGHVFGTSEGAGTAILTFLGGFHPQTESLWLTDMAHHHLAIAVLFIVAGHMYRTNWGIGHSMKEIMEAHNPPKGTPFGGMIGDGHKGMYDTYNESLHFQLGWHLACLGVVTSLVAQHMYSMPPYAFMAKDYTTMAALYTHHQYIAGFLMVGAFAHGAIFLVRDYDPEANKNNVLARMLEHKEALISHLSWVSLFLGFHTLGLYVHNDVVVAFGTPEKQILIEPVFAQFIQASHGKLMYGMDILLSNPDSVAYTAFPNHANFWLPGWLDAINSTSNSLFLPIGPGDFLVHHAIALGLHTTTLILVKGALDARGSKLMPDKKDFGYSFPCDGPGRGGTCDISAWDAFYLAMFWMLNTLGWLTFYWHWKHLAIWQGNVAQFNESSTHLMGWFRDYLWLNSSQLINGYNPYGMNNLAVWAWMFLFGHLVWATGFMFLISWRGYWQELIETIVWAHERTPLANLVRWKDKPVALSIVQARVVGLAHFTVGYVLTYAAFLIASTAGKFG, from the coding sequence ATGGCAACTAAATTCCCCAAGTTTAGCCAAGACCTCGCACAAGATCCCACAACTCGTCGGATCTGGTACGGGATAGCTACCGCCCACGATTTTGAAACCCATGATGGAATGACGGAAGAAAATCTTTACCAAAAGATTTTTGCTTCCCACTTCGGTCACCTGGCAATCATCTTCCTGTGGACCTCTGGCAACCTGTTCCACGTAGCTTGGCAAGGTAACTTTGAACAGTGGATCAAAGATCCTCTCAATGTCCGTCCCATTGCTCACGCGATTTGGGACCCACAGTTTGGACAAGCGGCGATCGATGCTTACACTCAAGCCGGTGCGTCTAGTCCAGTAAACATTGCTTATTCTGGTGTCTACCACTGGTGGTACACCATCGGAATGCGGACGAATGGCGATTTATATCAAGGGGCTATTTTCCTGTTGATCTTAGCTTCGTTGATGCTGTTCGCTGGCTGGTTACACCTCCAGCCGAGCTTCCGTCCTAGCTTGTCTTGGTTCAAGAATGCTGAATCCCGTATGAATCACCACTTGGCTGGTTTGTTCGGTGTTAGCTCTTTGGCTTGGACAGGTCACTTAGTTCACGTTGCGATTCCCGAATCTCGCGGACAGCACGTGGGCTGGGATAACTTCCTTAGCACTTTGCCTCACCCGGCTGGTTTGGTTCCCTTCTTCACAGGGAACTGGGGCGTATATGCCCAAAATCCAGATACGGCAGGTCATGTGTTTGGCACATCTGAAGGTGCAGGGACTGCAATTCTAACCTTCTTAGGTGGTTTCCATCCCCAAACTGAGTCTCTGTGGCTCACGGATATGGCTCATCACCATTTGGCGATCGCAGTTCTCTTCATCGTTGCTGGACATATGTACCGCACGAACTGGGGCATTGGCCACAGCATGAAGGAAATCATGGAAGCCCATAATCCTCCCAAAGGAACCCCCTTTGGAGGCATGATCGGTGACGGTCATAAAGGAATGTACGATACCTACAACGAATCGTTACACTTCCAGTTGGGATGGCACTTGGCTTGTCTGGGTGTTGTGACTTCCTTAGTCGCCCAACATATGTATTCCATGCCTCCTTATGCTTTCATGGCTAAGGACTACACCACCATGGCAGCTCTATACACCCATCACCAGTACATCGCTGGATTCCTGATGGTTGGAGCTTTCGCTCACGGTGCGATCTTCTTAGTTCGGGACTACGATCCAGAAGCCAACAAAAACAACGTATTGGCTCGGATGCTTGAACACAAAGAAGCTCTCATCTCTCACCTGAGCTGGGTTTCCTTGTTCCTCGGTTTCCATACCCTGGGACTGTATGTTCACAACGATGTTGTGGTTGCCTTTGGTACTCCTGAGAAGCAAATCTTGATTGAACCGGTTTTTGCCCAGTTCATCCAGGCTTCTCACGGTAAGTTAATGTACGGAATGGATATTCTACTGTCCAATCCCGATAGCGTTGCTTATACCGCATTCCCCAATCACGCCAACTTCTGGCTACCCGGATGGTTAGATGCCATTAATAGCACCTCTAACTCTCTGTTCCTACCCATTGGCCCTGGTGATTTCTTGGTTCACCATGCGATCGCCCTCGGCCTGCACACCACCACCTTAATCCTCGTGAAAGGTGCGTTGGATGCACGGGGTTCCAAGCTGATGCCCGACAAAAAAGACTTCGGTTACAGCTTCCCCTGCGATGGCCCCGGTCGTGGCGGTACTTGCGACATCTCTGCTTGGGATGCCTTCTACCTCGCCATGTTCTGGATGCTGAATACCCTAGGCTGGTTAACCTTCTACTGGCACTGGAAGCATTTGGCCATCTGGCAAGGAAATGTGGCTCAGTTCAATGAGTCCTCTACCCACCTGATGGGTTGGTTCCGCGATTACCTGTGGTTAAACTCCTCTCAGTTGATCAACGGATATAATCCCTACGGCATGAATAACCTGGCTGTTTGGGCTTGGATGTTCCTCTTCGGACACCTGGTCTGGGCAACTGGCTTCATGTTCCTGATTAGCTGGCGGGGTTACTGGCAAGAGTTGATTGAAACGATTGTTTGGGCCCACGAGCGCACTCCTCTGGCGAACCTGGTTCGTTGGAAAGATAAGCCCGTTGCTCTATCTATCGTTCAAGCTCGTGTAGTTGGTCTAGCTCACTTCACCGTTGGCTATGTCCTCACCTACGCGGCCTTCTTAATTGCCTCCACTGCGGGTAAGTTCGGTTAA
- the pap gene encoding polyphosphate:AMP phosphotransferase — MLKQLNLDRSLDKHRYKTEIEDLMQQLRSLQHACWEKKLPMIIVLEGWAAAGKGALVKNVIGYMDPRGFAVHPIWPPNAEEKNYPFLWRFWHKIPHYGSIGLFYHSWYTHVLEDRLFDRVQESQVPALMRHINAFERQMSDDGCAIAKFWIHVSKKELKQRLKAYAKDRLNAWRVRDEDWQQVKRYHDYRMLAEEMIIQTSTGFAPWTLVEGNCQRWAQVKVLQTVAATLREALDRRQSQLIPAPLPPQEQLEPTEPDFLARVDLGASLSKKEYKKRLKKAQVRLQELQLKIFKEKLPVLALFEGWDAAGKGGAIKRLTNNLDPRSYEVRAFSAPTSEEKMHHYLWRFWRDLPTAGKIGIFDRTWYGRVLVERIEGFATDIQWRRAYREINEFEAMLTHAGYVLVKFWLHVSPEEQLERFESRQNDPFKRYKLTDEDWRNREKWGLYEVAVNQAIGRTHTPNAPWTVVAGNNKLYARVKVLESVIEAIELGLRNH; from the coding sequence ATGCTCAAGCAACTGAATTTGGATCGTTCTCTCGACAAGCACCGCTACAAAACAGAAATAGAAGATCTGATGCAACAGTTGCGATCGCTTCAACATGCCTGTTGGGAGAAAAAATTACCCATGATTATCGTGCTTGAAGGGTGGGCAGCAGCCGGTAAAGGCGCTCTGGTCAAAAATGTCATTGGTTATATGGACCCTAGGGGATTTGCCGTCCATCCCATTTGGCCGCCCAATGCCGAAGAAAAAAACTATCCTTTCCTCTGGCGCTTTTGGCACAAAATTCCCCACTACGGCAGCATCGGGCTATTTTACCATAGCTGGTATACCCATGTTCTCGAAGACCGGCTCTTCGATCGCGTCCAAGAATCCCAAGTTCCCGCCCTGATGCGCCATATTAATGCCTTTGAACGGCAAATGAGCGATGATGGCTGTGCGATCGCCAAATTTTGGATTCATGTGAGTAAAAAAGAACTCAAGCAACGGCTCAAAGCCTACGCCAAAGACCGGCTCAATGCTTGGCGAGTCCGGGACGAAGATTGGCAACAAGTCAAACGGTATCATGACTATCGGATGCTGGCAGAAGAAATGATTATCCAAACCAGTACCGGGTTTGCCCCCTGGACATTAGTGGAAGGCAACTGTCAGCGCTGGGCCCAAGTGAAAGTCTTGCAAACCGTCGCCGCTACCCTGCGAGAAGCCCTAGACCGTCGCCAAAGTCAACTCATTCCTGCTCCTTTACCTCCCCAAGAGCAATTAGAACCTACAGAACCCGACTTTCTGGCACGGGTGGATCTGGGTGCTTCCTTATCGAAGAAAGAATATAAAAAACGGCTGAAAAAAGCCCAGGTAAGACTACAGGAATTACAACTGAAGATTTTTAAGGAGAAATTGCCCGTATTGGCCCTATTTGAAGGATGGGATGCTGCCGGAAAAGGAGGAGCCATTAAGCGCTTAACCAATAATCTAGACCCTCGCAGTTATGAAGTGAGAGCATTTTCCGCGCCCACTTCTGAGGAAAAAATGCATCATTACCTATGGCGGTTTTGGCGGGATTTACCCACGGCCGGCAAAATTGGCATTTTTGACCGCACCTGGTATGGTCGGGTCTTAGTCGAACGCATTGAAGGCTTTGCCACCGATATCCAATGGCGGCGAGCCTATCGCGAGATTAATGAATTTGAAGCCATGTTAACCCATGCCGGGTATGTTTTAGTTAAGTTTTGGCTCCATGTGAGTCCAGAGGAACAGTTAGAGCGATTTGAGTCCCGTCAGAACGATCCCTTTAAGCGCTATAAGTTAACCGATGAAGATTGGCGAAACCGGGAAAAATGGGGCTTATACGAGGTCGCCGTGAATCAGGCTATTGGCCGCACCCATACCCCCAATGCTCCTTGGACAGTGGTCGCGGGCAATAATAAGCTCTATGCGCGAGTGAAGGTCTTAGAGTCGGTGATTGAGGCGATCGAACTAGGTTTGAGAAACCACTGA
- a CDS encoding metal ABC transporter solute-binding protein, Zn/Mn family, producing the protein MLLGKRVSQLAIAVVTALSVVSCASNSSIESTTEENTAVVEEQDELEVVTTFLPMTQFTKAVVGDRAEVVQLLPTNVGPHDYQAKPADVQAIAQADILVKNGLELEFFLDDMINNAENSDLIIVDSSSGIELLRVAEKDHGHDDHDHDHDHDHDHDHDHDHDHDHDHGHHHHGEFDPHIWLDPKRAIQQVENIRDAFIAADPEGQEIYTQNAAVFIEELKALDAQITEKLQPYAGQTFITFHDFANYFAQSYGLRSEFLVDIPEENPSPEDVRRLIEIVQAEQIQALLEEPGVGTKAFETLAQDLNIEVSMFDPIATGDTTRSEPTAYLRIMENNAQNLTEALSD; encoded by the coding sequence ATGCTTCTAGGAAAAAGGGTCAGTCAGTTGGCGATCGCCGTTGTCACCGCGCTCTCTGTGGTCAGTTGTGCTTCTAACTCCAGTATTGAATCCACCACCGAAGAAAATACAGCCGTTGTAGAAGAGCAGGACGAGTTGGAGGTGGTGACCACATTTTTGCCCATGACTCAATTTACCAAGGCAGTGGTAGGCGATCGCGCAGAAGTTGTCCAATTACTACCGACCAATGTTGGCCCCCACGATTACCAAGCCAAACCTGCGGATGTTCAGGCGATCGCCCAAGCAGATATCTTAGTCAAAAATGGCTTAGAACTAGAGTTTTTCTTGGATGACATGATCAACAATGCCGAGAATAGCGATTTAATCATCGTTGATTCGAGTTCCGGCATTGAACTCTTGAGGGTTGCAGAAAAAGACCATGGCCATGATGACCACGATCATGACCACGACCACGACCATGACCATGACCATGACCATGACCACGACCACGACCACGACCATGGTCATCACCATCATGGAGAATTCGACCCCCACATTTGGCTCGATCCCAAACGAGCCATTCAGCAAGTCGAAAATATCCGTGATGCTTTCATTGCCGCCGACCCAGAAGGACAAGAAATTTACACCCAAAATGCGGCGGTCTTTATCGAAGAACTCAAAGCCTTAGATGCTCAAATCACCGAAAAACTGCAACCTTACGCAGGACAAACCTTTATCACCTTTCATGATTTCGCCAATTATTTCGCCCAGAGTTATGGTCTGAGATCTGAATTTTTAGTGGACATCCCCGAAGAAAACCCCTCTCCTGAAGACGTGCGCCGTTTGATCGAAATTGTGCAAGCAGAACAAATTCAAGCCTTGCTAGAAGAACCAGGAGTCGGCACTAAAGCCTTTGAAACCTTAGCTCAAGACCTGAACATTGAAGTGAGCATGTTCGATCCGATCGCGACAGGAGACACAACCAGGAGTGAACCAACGGCTTATTTAAGAATCATGGAAAACAATGCTCAGAACTTAACTGAAGCGTTAAGTGATTGA